A genomic segment from Gossypium hirsutum isolate 1008001.06 chromosome D04, Gossypium_hirsutum_v2.1, whole genome shotgun sequence encodes:
- the LOC121216061 gene encoding uncharacterized protein, giving the protein MNASTKLGIALLVIFTTCLFALLLELVYVLQRKRQPLIVSGGPGVISSKELLYFFCCKNKPTRVEPSSGVVSTTPTEAATAVDSEAATMEEEEYELAKWHEVYGQSRVLYTIKEGEREGADSVETSSGQSETKSEKRFCLSGRVEMPNDVAVVVDVGEEEATPFSTPISSPSYFTPSPSPGRDVAISVSSLENDDIRSSETERPESGTFSLSSEGE; this is encoded by the coding sequence ATGAATGCTTCAACCAAGCTTGGCATAGCTCTCCTCGTTATCTTCACAACATGCCTTTTCGCTCTTCTCTTAGAGCTGGTTTACGTCCTTCAGCGAAAACGTCAACCATTAATCGTCAGCGGCGGCCCCGGTGTAATCAGCTCTAAGGAACTACTCTACTTCTTCTGCTGCAAAAACAAACCAACCCGTGTGGAACCCTCCTCTGGGGTAGTGTCTACGACGCCAACGGAGGCTGCCACAGCGGTGGATTCGGAGGCAGCCACCATGGAGGAAGAAGAGTACGAGTTGGCAAAGTGGCATGAGGTGTACGGACAATCGAGGGTTTTGTATACAATAAAAGAAGGTGAAAGAGAAGGAGCTGACAGCGTCGAGACATCTAGTGGTCAGAGTGAAACGAAAAGCGAGAAGAGGTTTTGTTTGTCGGGTCGGGTCGAAATGCCCAATGACGTGGCGGTTGTTGTTGATGTGGGGGAAGAGGAAGCGACGCCCTTCTCAACGCCCATCTCTTCGCCTTCTTACTTTACTCCTTCACCTTCTCCTGGTCGTGATGTTGCGATTTCGGTATCGTCACTGGAAAATGATGACATAAGATCGTCGGAGACTGAAAGACCGGAAAGCGGAACTTTCAGTTTAAGCAGCGAAGGCGAGTAA